In one window of Gemmatimonadota bacterium DNA:
- a CDS encoding DUF839 domain-containing protein, with translation MHTPRRLSLVGAFLASAATLVACSPDTLPGPGAGAPAFAENGPVLSQVPAGQTLPFLPIPTSAACVAGGTSQQIVLPAGYTSSIVAFEGTGFPDLPDMNTVNETGRNRGQFLYRAHEIGANAGVSVTDLVSGLTSIVAERADWERFDGIAWTPWGTLIAAEEVTASALKDPTQPLAEGGHVYEIDPATGASWVRQAVGARAHEGLRFDNKGNLYGISETGPGYIYRFVPNRRNDLSSGKLYALQIVTDLGDRTGWAQWVLLDSAASEINSLAEAAAKGATGYSRPEDVEIGTSTGSDQRGNNILYVALTGENRVIAINLKPGPQGQVFVSDYVRNGVNAPVDFTAPDNLALDKAGNLYITEDPGGSAATGKTLGDDVWFAPYNRNSAAVALPAERFFTITDCDAEPTGVYLSLSNKTLFVNLQHRGGGDPRDHAVAIQRLRDVNFLRAGN, from the coding sequence ATGCACACTCCTCGGCGCCTTTCGCTGGTCGGGGCGTTCCTCGCCTCGGCGGCGACCCTCGTCGCCTGCTCCCCCGACACCCTCCCTGGTCCCGGCGCCGGAGCGCCGGCGTTCGCTGAGAATGGCCCGGTGCTCTCGCAGGTCCCCGCCGGCCAGACCCTGCCCTTCCTCCCGATCCCGACGTCGGCCGCCTGCGTCGCTGGCGGCACCAGCCAGCAGATCGTGCTGCCCGCCGGGTACACCAGCAGCATCGTGGCCTTCGAGGGCACCGGGTTCCCCGATCTCCCCGACATGAACACGGTGAACGAGACCGGCCGGAACCGTGGCCAGTTCCTCTACCGGGCCCACGAGATCGGCGCCAATGCCGGCGTCTCGGTGACCGACCTGGTGTCCGGCCTCACCTCGATCGTGGCCGAGCGCGCCGACTGGGAGCGCTTCGACGGCATCGCCTGGACCCCGTGGGGTACCCTCATCGCGGCGGAGGAGGTCACCGCCTCGGCCCTCAAGGATCCGACCCAGCCGCTCGCCGAGGGCGGGCACGTCTATGAGATCGATCCGGCCACCGGGGCCTCGTGGGTGCGGCAGGCCGTCGGGGCCCGCGCCCACGAGGGGCTGCGGTTCGACAACAAGGGCAACCTCTACGGCATCTCCGAGACCGGCCCGGGCTACATCTACCGCTTCGTGCCCAATCGCCGGAACGATCTCTCCAGCGGCAAGCTCTACGCCCTGCAGATCGTGACCGACCTGGGCGACCGGACCGGCTGGGCCCAGTGGGTGCTGCTCGACAGCGCCGCCTCCGAGATCAACTCCCTTGCCGAGGCCGCCGCCAAGGGCGCCACGGGCTACTCCCGGCCGGAGGATGTCGAGATCGGCACCAGCACCGGCAGCGACCAGCGGGGCAACAACATCCTGTACGTGGCGCTGACCGGCGAGAATCGCGTGATCGCCATCAACCTCAAGCCGGGCCCGCAGGGTCAGGTGTTCGTGAGCGACTACGTCCGCAACGGCGTCAACGCTCCCGTCGACTTCACTGCCCCGGACAATCTCGCCCTCGACAAGGCCGGGAACCTCTACATCACCGAGGATCCGGGCGGGAGCGCCGCCACCGGCAAGACCCTGGGCGACGACGTCTGGTTCGCCCCGTACAACCGGAACAGCGCCGCCGTGGCGCTGCCGGCCGAGCGGTTCTTCACCATCACCGACTGCGACGCCGAGCCGACCGGGGTCTATCTCAGCCTCTCCAACAAGACCCTGTTCGTGAACCTCCAGCACCGGGGTGGCGGCGATCCCCGCGACCACGCGGTGGCAATCCAGAGGCTCCGCGACGTGAACTTCCTCCGGGCCGGGAACTAG
- a CDS encoding DUF4440 domain-containing protein, with amino-acid sequence MKRGITSAVLATLALACQPAARPVDLTAARASLLAVDAAYDSSTAASGTAGWVAYYTDSSRMIDAAGNFLVGPAAIESYMDPILGDTTRALRWTPDHAEVSGDGTLGYTWGRWTMSTRDSAGTRQEGQGRYITVWRRQADGRWRVEADLGTDTQ; translated from the coding sequence ATGAAGCGGGGGATCACGTCGGCGGTGCTCGCCACCCTGGCCCTGGCCTGCCAGCCAGCCGCCCGTCCGGTGGACCTGACCGCCGCCCGGGCCAGCCTGCTCGCGGTCGACGCGGCCTACGACTCCAGCACCGCCGCGTCCGGGACGGCGGGCTGGGTGGCCTACTACACCGACTCGAGCCGGATGATCGACGCTGCAGGCAACTTCCTCGTGGGGCCTGCGGCGATCGAGAGCTACATGGACCCCATTCTCGGCGACACCACCCGGGCGCTGCGATGGACCCCGGACCACGCCGAGGTCTCCGGCGACGGGACGCTCGGCTACACCTGGGGCCGCTGGACGATGTCGACCCGCGACTCCGCCGGCACGCGGCAGGAGGGTCAGGGCCGGTACATCACCGTCTGGCGCCGGCAGGCCGATGGCCGCTGGAGGGTGGAGGCCGACCTGGGCACGGACACGCAGTAA
- a CDS encoding polyphosphate kinase 2 family protein: MPLKPVKPGSKVQLTDDNAIDDREPKGEEAEQLVAPIVAKIVEQQVALYAESKQALLVVFQGRDAAGKDGLTRKVFGPVNSQGCVVNTFKRPTVYELARDYLWRVHQVVPPKGTIGIFNRSHYEDVLVVRVHELVPKAVWSKRYDQINDFERMLSENGVTIVKFFLHISREEQKDRLLERLHDPLKNWKFEVGDLDERKRWDDYTEAYEDVLEKTSTAWAPWYLVPADRKKTRDLLVAQVVSSTLERMAPAFPRVDPEVMKIAREWERETTARRTIEE; encoded by the coding sequence ATGCCACTCAAGCCCGTCAAGCCTGGCAGCAAGGTCCAACTCACCGACGACAACGCGATCGACGACCGGGAGCCGAAGGGTGAGGAGGCCGAGCAGCTGGTGGCGCCGATCGTCGCGAAGATCGTTGAACAGCAGGTGGCGCTGTATGCCGAGTCGAAGCAGGCCCTGCTGGTCGTCTTCCAGGGCCGCGACGCCGCGGGCAAGGACGGCCTCACCCGCAAGGTCTTCGGGCCGGTCAACTCGCAGGGCTGCGTCGTCAACACCTTCAAGCGGCCCACGGTCTACGAGCTGGCCCGGGACTACCTCTGGCGGGTCCATCAGGTGGTGCCGCCCAAGGGGACGATCGGCATCTTCAACCGCTCACACTATGAAGACGTCCTCGTGGTCCGGGTCCACGAGCTGGTGCCCAAGGCCGTCTGGTCGAAGCGCTATGACCAGATCAACGATTTCGAACGGATGTTGTCGGAGAACGGGGTGACCATCGTCAAGTTCTTTCTGCACATCTCCCGGGAGGAGCAGAAGGACCGGCTGCTGGAGCGGCTGCACGACCCGCTCAAGAACTGGAAGTTCGAGGTCGGCGACCTCGACGAGCGGAAGCGGTGGGATGACTACACCGAGGCCTATGAGGACGTGCTCGAGAAGACATCCACCGCGTGGGCCCCCTGGTACCTGGTGCCGGCCGACCGGAAGAAGACCCGCGACCTGCTGGTGGCCCAGGTGGTGAGCAGCACCCTGGAGCGGATGGCGCCGGCCTTCCCCCGGGTGGATCCGGAGGTCATGAAGATCGCGCGCGAGTGGGAGCGGGAGACCACCGCCCGCCGCACGATCGAGGAGTAG
- a CDS encoding prepilin-type N-terminal cleavage/methylation domain-containing protein, with the protein MSHRRGWTMIELLIVIVVLGLLSSLAALKYIDLSRTAYAAKIVGEFTTVRLAAYNYEADHNNLWPGDQGPGIPPPELDTYLPDGFSFVTPTYQLDWDNRSPSVDPYQVAISVTTTDARLMNALVQNLGSKAPYMVLGNRLTYVLIDANGNW; encoded by the coding sequence GTGAGCCACCGGCGCGGCTGGACGATGATCGAGCTGCTGATCGTGATCGTGGTGCTCGGCCTGCTCTCCTCGCTGGCGGCACTCAAGTACATCGACCTCTCCCGCACCGCCTACGCGGCCAAGATCGTGGGAGAGTTCACCACGGTCCGCCTGGCGGCCTACAATTACGAGGCCGACCACAACAACCTGTGGCCCGGCGACCAGGGCCCCGGCATCCCGCCGCCGGAGCTCGACACCTACCTGCCCGATGGCTTCAGCTTCGTGACCCCGACCTATCAGCTCGACTGGGACAACCGCAGCCCGTCGGTGGATCCCTACCAGGTCGCCATCTCGGTGACGACCACCGACGCGCGGCTGATGAACGCGCTGGTGCAGAACCTCGGGAGCAAGGCGCCCTACATGGTCCTGGGCAACCGGCTCACCTATGTGCTGATCGACGCGAACGGGAACTGGTAG
- a CDS encoding cupredoxin domain-containing protein translates to MSAKLALLVGSALTLAAGTTPGDPPAGRVIVVKMTDVSATEYRYEPASVTVTAGDTVRFTQTGVMPHNVDFKAAPPAATLGVAKTGPFLTKAGQTYDLVIDGRFPAGAYQFACTPHEALGMKGTLTVQP, encoded by the coding sequence ATGTCTGCCAAGCTCGCCCTGCTGGTCGGTAGTGCCCTGACCCTGGCCGCCGGGACCACCCCCGGCGATCCGCCCGCCGGAAGGGTCATCGTGGTGAAGATGACGGACGTGTCGGCCACCGAGTATCGCTATGAGCCGGCGAGCGTCACGGTGACCGCCGGCGATACCGTGCGCTTCACCCAGACCGGCGTCATGCCGCACAATGTGGACTTCAAGGCCGCTCCGCCCGCCGCCACCCTCGGGGTCGCGAAGACCGGACCGTTCCTGACCAAGGCCGGGCAGACCTACGACCTGGTGATCGACGGGCGCTTCCCGGCTGGGGCCTACCAGTTCGCGTGCACCCCGCACGAGGCGCTGGGCATGAAGGGCACCCTGACGGTGCAGCCGTAG
- a CDS encoding cytochrome c3 family protein, producing MTRAIAGVLLCLVTALAPRAAAGQWPLGTSVDQTPHNLTRPAASTAPEMQGRIRDYGEVCVYCHTPHGGPDWTVGPGKPLWNRPRPNAAYRMPQHSGQQMLQDPSPADRSRTCFSCHGGTVGLDAIVNLPNSYTGPPPADHMIDECEGCHSGGNPAGGIDWEGVWFRDDMRKQHPFSVLYDPSRRPGEFLPAIGNTVGGLPLFGGKVECPTCHEPHSQQFRYFLRQSNTGNALCLACHVSVPPDPVHEN from the coding sequence GTGACGCGCGCCATCGCGGGGGTGCTGCTGTGCCTGGTGACGGCGCTCGCGCCCCGGGCCGCGGCCGGGCAATGGCCCCTCGGCACCTCGGTGGACCAGACGCCCCACAACCTCACCCGGCCGGCCGCCAGCACGGCGCCGGAGATGCAGGGACGCATCCGCGACTACGGCGAGGTCTGCGTCTACTGCCACACGCCGCATGGCGGGCCGGACTGGACGGTCGGGCCCGGCAAGCCGCTGTGGAACCGGCCACGACCCAACGCCGCCTACCGGATGCCGCAGCACAGCGGCCAGCAGATGCTCCAGGATCCCTCGCCGGCTGACCGGTCGCGCACCTGCTTCTCCTGCCACGGCGGCACGGTGGGACTCGACGCCATCGTCAACCTGCCCAACAGCTACACCGGGCCCCCGCCCGCCGACCACATGATCGACGAATGCGAGGGGTGCCACTCGGGGGGCAATCCCGCCGGGGGCATCGACTGGGAGGGCGTCTGGTTCCGCGATGACATGCGCAAGCAGCATCCCTTCTCCGTGCTGTACGACCCCAGCCGGCGCCCCGGGGAGTTCCTTCCGGCCATCGGCAACACCGTGGGCGGGCTGCCGCTGTTCGGCGGCAAGGTGGAGTGCCCGACCTGCCACGAGCCCCACTCCCAGCAGTTCCGCTACTTCCTGCGCCAGAGCAACACCGGCAACGCGCTGTGCCTGGCGTGTCACGTGTCGGTGCCGCCGGATCCGGTCCACGAGAACTGA
- a CDS encoding cytochrome c3 family protein: MPFRTLLCCVLALLPAGLAAQTDNVVNSKHNMSARAAANPTQLTNYGEVCVYCHTPHGGSNSTNAPLWNRNFGPATGAYQMYNNAWSSTIDMQVAASPQGVSLACLSCHDGTIGLDVIVNRPNADTTLAPKNGTMPANGGQFFANLGTDLRNDHPVSVTYSTTADPAFHAPDASNRINGELPLYSGRVECGSCHNPHNTTFPPFLRKANTSSALCTTCHIK; encoded by the coding sequence ATGCCGTTCCGCACCCTGCTGTGCTGCGTGCTGGCCCTGCTCCCCGCCGGCCTGGCCGCGCAGACCGACAACGTGGTCAACTCCAAGCACAACATGAGCGCCCGCGCGGCCGCGAACCCGACGCAGCTCACCAACTACGGCGAGGTGTGCGTCTACTGCCACACGCCGCACGGTGGCTCCAACTCCACCAACGCGCCACTGTGGAACCGGAACTTCGGCCCGGCCACCGGGGCCTACCAGATGTACAACAACGCCTGGAGCTCGACGATCGACATGCAGGTGGCCGCCAGCCCGCAGGGCGTCTCCCTGGCGTGTCTTTCCTGCCATGACGGGACCATCGGACTCGACGTGATCGTGAACCGGCCCAATGCCGATACCACCCTCGCGCCCAAGAACGGCACCATGCCGGCCAACGGCGGGCAGTTCTTCGCCAACCTCGGCACCGACCTGCGCAACGACCACCCGGTCTCGGTGACCTACTCCACCACCGCGGACCCCGCCTTCCACGCCCCCGACGCAAGCAACCGGATCAACGGCGAGCTCCCGTTGTACAGCGGCCGGGTGGAGTGCGGCAGCTGCCATAATCCGCACAACACGACCTTCCCGCCCTTCCTGCGGAAGGCGAATACCAGCAGCGCCCTGTGCACCACCTGTCACATCAAGTGA
- the nirK gene encoding nitrite reductase, copper-containing: MLACPIGRAWWPLMALLLPGGAGLAAQGGGSRAVLAHAPAVPPALARRPPGRVVVRLETREVKHQLADGVDYTAWTFGGQVPGQFIRVREGDRVEFHLDNHPDSRMPHNIDLNAVTGPGGGAAVSFTAPGHSTSFEFQARNPGLFVYHCAAVPVGMHVANGMYGLMLVEPAGGLAPARREYYLMLGEFYTDGAFGEPGARAFSWEKALAETPDYVVFNGAVGSLTGERALVASVGETVRLYVGNGGPNLTASFHISGETFDRVYLGGSSQPLTNVETVPLPPGSAAIVEFTVDVPGTYPIADHALFRAFNKGALGTLRVDGPPAPALYAGRTGDEVYLLEGATAQVLPAVRDTARGPKTVAEQVEAGRRIFSQTCQACHQSDGRGIPGSFPPLAGSDFLNADLRRAVGIVLNGLQGPVVVNGRTYNAVMPALRLTDDNVADVLTYVYSQWGNAGKVVAPALVSQIRLCPWCETGGRPPGP; encoded by the coding sequence ATGCTTGCTTGCCCCATCGGCCGGGCCTGGTGGCCCCTCATGGCGCTGTTGCTCCCTGGCGGCGCCGGCCTCGCGGCCCAGGGTGGTGGGAGCCGTGCCGTGCTCGCTCATGCCCCGGCGGTGCCGCCCGCGCTGGCACGCCGGCCCCCCGGGCGCGTTGTCGTGCGACTCGAGACCCGGGAGGTGAAACACCAGCTGGCCGACGGGGTGGACTACACCGCCTGGACCTTCGGCGGCCAGGTGCCGGGACAGTTCATCCGCGTCCGGGAGGGCGACCGGGTCGAGTTCCACCTCGACAACCACCCCGACAGCCGGATGCCGCACAATATCGACCTCAACGCGGTGACCGGGCCCGGCGGCGGGGCGGCGGTGTCGTTCACGGCGCCGGGCCACAGCACGAGCTTCGAGTTCCAGGCGCGGAACCCCGGGCTCTTCGTCTACCACTGCGCCGCCGTCCCGGTCGGGATGCACGTGGCCAACGGGATGTACGGCCTGATGCTCGTGGAGCCGGCGGGAGGCCTCGCGCCGGCGCGGCGCGAGTACTACCTGATGCTGGGTGAGTTCTACACCGACGGCGCCTTCGGGGAGCCGGGCGCCCGCGCCTTCAGCTGGGAGAAGGCGCTCGCCGAGACGCCTGACTACGTGGTGTTCAATGGGGCGGTCGGGTCGCTCACCGGGGAGCGGGCGCTCGTGGCGTCGGTGGGGGAGACCGTCCGGCTCTACGTGGGCAATGGCGGCCCCAACCTCACCGCCTCGTTCCACATCAGCGGCGAGACCTTCGACCGGGTGTACCTGGGCGGCAGCAGCCAGCCGCTGACCAACGTGGAGACGGTCCCGCTGCCCCCCGGGAGCGCCGCCATCGTCGAGTTCACCGTGGACGTGCCCGGCACCTACCCGATCGCCGACCATGCCCTCTTCCGCGCCTTCAACAAGGGAGCCCTTGGCACCCTCCGGGTGGACGGGCCGCCCGCCCCCGCGCTCTACGCCGGCCGGACCGGCGACGAGGTCTACCTGCTCGAGGGGGCCACCGCGCAGGTCCTGCCGGCCGTGCGGGATACCGCGCGCGGCCCCAAGACCGTGGCCGAGCAGGTGGAGGCCGGCCGCCGGATCTTCTCCCAGACCTGTCAGGCGTGCCACCAGTCCGACGGCCGCGGTATTCCCGGCTCCTTCCCGCCGCTCGCCGGCTCCGACTTCCTCAACGCCGACCTGCGCCGCGCGGTGGGCATTGTCCTCAACGGGCTGCAGGGACCCGTGGTGGTGAACGGGCGCACCTACAACGCCGTCATGCCGGCGCTGCGCCTCACCGACGACAACGTCGCCGACGTGCTCACCTACGTGTACAGCCAGTGGGGGAATGCGGGCAAGGTGGTGGCGCCCGCGCTGGTCAGCCAGATCCGGCTCTGCCCCTGGTGCGAGACCGGCGGTCGGCCGCCGGGACCGTGA
- a CDS encoding response regulator → MATILIVEDSPDNMKLFRTLLTLRQHAVTGLASGEGLLSAIEQAQPALVLMDIQLPGKDGFALLEEIRASPHRALRVVALTAHAMAGDRERALAAGFDGYITKPIDIRLFPEQVARALGGEVVTT, encoded by the coding sequence ATGGCGACCATCCTGATCGTCGAGGACAGCCCCGACAACATGAAGCTGTTCCGCACCCTGCTCACGCTGCGCCAGCACGCGGTGACCGGACTGGCGAGCGGCGAGGGGTTGCTGTCGGCCATCGAGCAGGCGCAGCCCGCGCTGGTGCTGATGGACATCCAGCTGCCCGGCAAGGACGGCTTCGCGCTGCTGGAGGAGATCCGCGCCTCGCCGCACCGGGCGCTCCGGGTGGTGGCGTTGACCGCGCACGCCATGGCCGGCGACCGGGAGCGGGCGCTGGCCGCGGGGTTCGATGGCTACATCACCAAGCCCATCGACATCCGGCTCTTTCCCGAGCAGGTGGCGCGGGCGCTGGGCGGCGAGGTGGTGACGACGTAG
- a CDS encoding type II/IV secretion system protein → MIEHATRERTADAWLLQTLVDSGLVSPTQLVGVHPGSSVWQAVVDHGLVTDEALAAAVARQFRLKVADLAGADPRAARLVPESVARKHLVLPLSATERHIVLAAADPRDFNAEQAIRFVTGREVEFRVTAPAALLEKIDATYRPERSIERMLDRLEPAEVEAAVEEGLEPDRDPVLDAPVAKLVDAMICEAVRQGASDIHAEPEDHATVVRYRVDGVLREVMRLPGSAGASLVRRAKIFAKLDVTDPLHPHDGRAAIRVDGQHVDLRVSTVPIARRGEKVVIRILDKTNLKQTTDTLGLSQQELALLTALLGHREGMMLVTGPTGSGKTTTLYAALNQLKTGRVNIVTVEDPVEYDLAGISQIQVNEAQGLTFASALRSVLRQDPDIVLLGEIRDQETAKTAIQAGLSGHFVLSTLHTNDAPGAITRLRDMGIDSFKVASVLKGVLAQRLVRRVCAHCAVEVPLADLPADARPPEDWRAHPRVVRAVGCKQCGGTGYRGRLSVVEIMPIDSEVARLIHEEANPDQVAAAARRLGMRSLWESGLHRMWQGFTTLEELVRVLGERVQDDGSTLANRPSVMLVPEQVRAAIAAATPTPAPPVATGAPAPPAQTQVLVADDDPQMRRLVRAVLEREGMAVSEANDGLDAIDLVAQRRFDLIVLDMDMPRLDGLGVLEELGHGVQTSQIPVIVLTARSDETETRALDLGAQDYLIKPVRPTALTARVRAVLRRMQA, encoded by the coding sequence ATGATCGAGCACGCGACGCGCGAGCGCACGGCCGATGCCTGGCTGCTGCAGACCCTGGTGGACTCGGGGCTGGTCTCACCGACCCAGCTCGTCGGCGTCCATCCGGGCAGCAGCGTGTGGCAGGCGGTGGTGGACCACGGCCTGGTCACCGACGAGGCGCTGGCCGCCGCCGTGGCCCGGCAGTTCCGGCTCAAGGTGGCCGACCTGGCCGGCGCCGATCCGCGCGCGGCGCGGCTGGTCCCGGAATCGGTGGCCCGCAAGCACCTGGTGCTGCCTCTCTCGGCCACGGAGCGTCACATCGTCCTGGCCGCCGCCGATCCCCGCGACTTCAACGCCGAGCAGGCGATCCGGTTCGTCACCGGCCGGGAGGTCGAGTTCCGGGTGACCGCCCCCGCCGCGCTGCTCGAGAAGATCGACGCCACGTACCGCCCCGAGCGCAGCATCGAGCGGATGCTCGACCGGCTGGAGCCGGCGGAGGTCGAGGCAGCGGTGGAGGAAGGGCTCGAGCCGGACCGGGACCCGGTGCTCGACGCGCCGGTGGCCAAGCTGGTCGACGCGATGATCTGCGAGGCGGTGCGGCAGGGGGCGAGCGACATCCACGCCGAGCCCGAGGATCACGCCACCGTGGTGCGCTACCGGGTGGATGGCGTGCTGCGCGAGGTCATGCGGCTGCCGGGCTCCGCCGGGGCCTCGCTGGTGCGGCGGGCCAAGATCTTCGCCAAGCTCGACGTGACCGACCCGCTCCACCCGCACGACGGCCGCGCGGCCATCCGGGTGGATGGCCAGCACGTGGACCTGCGGGTCTCGACGGTGCCGATCGCGCGGCGGGGCGAGAAGGTGGTCATCCGGATCCTGGACAAGACCAACCTCAAGCAGACCACCGACACCCTGGGGCTGAGCCAGCAGGAGCTCGCGCTGCTCACCGCACTGCTGGGCCACCGCGAAGGCATGATGCTGGTGACCGGGCCCACCGGGAGCGGCAAGACCACCACGCTCTACGCGGCGCTCAACCAGCTCAAGACCGGGCGGGTCAACATCGTGACGGTCGAGGACCCGGTGGAGTACGACCTGGCCGGGATCTCGCAGATCCAGGTCAACGAGGCCCAGGGGCTCACCTTCGCGAGCGCGCTGCGCTCGGTGCTGCGCCAGGACCCCGACATCGTGCTGCTGGGCGAGATCCGCGACCAGGAGACCGCCAAGACCGCCATCCAGGCGGGGCTCTCGGGCCACTTCGTGCTTTCCACCCTGCACACCAATGACGCGCCCGGCGCCATCACCCGCCTGCGCGACATGGGCATCGACAGCTTCAAGGTGGCCTCGGTGCTCAAGGGCGTGCTGGCCCAGCGGCTGGTGCGCCGGGTCTGCGCGCACTGCGCGGTGGAGGTGCCGCTGGCGGATCTCCCCGCCGACGCGCGGCCACCGGAGGACTGGCGGGCCCATCCGCGCGTGGTGCGGGCGGTGGGGTGCAAGCAGTGTGGCGGCACCGGCTACCGGGGCCGGCTCTCGGTGGTGGAGATCATGCCCATCGACAGCGAGGTGGCGCGGCTGATCCACGAGGAGGCCAATCCCGACCAGGTCGCGGCCGCCGCGCGGCGGCTGGGCATGCGGAGCCTGTGGGAGAGCGGCCTGCACCGGATGTGGCAGGGCTTCACCACGCTGGAGGAACTGGTCCGGGTGCTGGGCGAGCGGGTGCAGGACGACGGTTCCACCCTGGCCAACCGCCCCAGCGTGATGCTGGTGCCGGAGCAGGTCCGCGCGGCGATCGCCGCGGCCACGCCCACGCCGGCCCCGCCCGTCGCCACCGGCGCCCCGGCCCCCCCGGCGCAGACCCAGGTGCTGGTGGCCGATGACGACCCGCAGATGCGGCGGCTGGTGCGGGCGGTGCTGGAGCGCGAGGGCATGGCCGTCTCCGAGGCCAACGACGGGCTCGACGCGATCGACCTGGTGGCCCAGCGGCGCTTCGACCTGATCGTGCTCGACATGGACATGCCCCGGCTCGACGGGCTCGGGGTGCTGGAGGAGCTTGGCCATGGCGTGCAGACCAGCCAGATTCCGGTCATCGTGCTCACCGCGCGGTCCGACGAGACCGAGACGCGGGCGCTCGACCTTGGAGCGCAGGACTACCTGATCAAGCCGGTGCGCCCCACGGCGCTGACGGCCCGGGTCCGCGCGGTGCTCCGCCGCATGCAGGCCTGA
- a CDS encoding prephenate dehydrogenase/arogenate dehydrogenase family protein, which produces MRPNSLAVLGLGAIGGSVAWQSRLAGIPRVIGYTPDRASAVRALKAQAVHDLADSPARAVQGAELVVLAAPPEAILGLLDSLGPHLAPGALVTDVASIKAPILDRARQAGLAARFAGGHPFAGTHRQGWDGARADLFVDAVVYVCATGPEGDAAAREVMDFWATVLRAHPVLIDAVAHDARLAWTSHLPQAVASALAHALGGEPSLAGAAFGTGLRDTTRLAASPVEMWVEILLQNRVAMEVPLAGMEAALAELRRLVAANDRAGLTAFLAAAATFRRPLG; this is translated from the coding sequence ATGCGCCCCAACTCGTTGGCTGTGCTGGGCCTGGGCGCCATCGGCGGCTCGGTGGCGTGGCAGTCACGGCTGGCCGGGATTCCCCGGGTGATCGGCTACACTCCCGACCGGGCCAGCGCGGTCCGCGCCCTCAAGGCCCAGGCCGTGCACGACCTGGCCGACTCCCCGGCGCGTGCCGTGCAGGGGGCCGAGCTCGTGGTCCTGGCCGCCCCGCCGGAGGCCATCCTGGGTCTCCTCGACAGCCTCGGCCCCCACCTGGCCCCCGGCGCCCTCGTCACCGACGTGGCCAGCATCAAGGCGCCCATCCTCGACCGGGCCCGGCAGGCGGGGCTCGCCGCCCGCTTCGCCGGGGGACACCCCTTCGCCGGCACCCACCGCCAGGGCTGGGACGGTGCCCGGGCCGACCTTTTCGTCGATGCCGTCGTCTACGTCTGTGCCACCGGCCCCGAAGGGGATGCCGCCGCGCGTGAGGTCATGGATTTCTGGGCCACGGTGCTCCGGGCCCACCCCGTGCTGATCGACGCCGTGGCCCACGACGCGCGACTGGCCTGGACCAGCCACCTGCCACAGGCGGTGGCCAGTGCCCTCGCCCATGCGCTGGGCGGCGAGCCGTCGCTCGCCGGGGCCGCCTTCGGCACCGGCCTCAGGGACACCACCCGCCTGGCGGCGAGCCCGGTCGAGATGTGGGTGGAGATCCTGCTGCAGAATCGCGTGGCGATGGAGGTCCCGCTCGCGGGGATGGAAGCGGCCCTCGCCGAACTGCGGCGGCTCGTCGCCGCGAATGACCGCGCCGGACTGACGGCCTTCCTCGCCGCCGCCGCCACCTTCCGCCGCCCCCTCGGCTGA
- a CDS encoding prepilin-type N-terminal cleavage/methylation domain-containing protein — MTRNRRGFSFLELITVVAVLGILVGISIPQYQQVRRRADAAKVVGAVHVVRHAAYSYNESTQEWPPAAAFGSTPPGLASYLPSGFSLTQPTFSLAWMSLDVVQDGLTQTTHTIGISVPDGLTCQEVESMLGGSSNADVTALCWAGGGQVQVKVDR; from the coding sequence GTGACGCGCAACCGCCGCGGCTTCTCGTTCCTCGAGCTGATCACCGTCGTTGCGGTGCTCGGCATCCTGGTGGGCATTTCGATTCCGCAGTACCAGCAGGTCCGCCGCCGCGCCGACGCCGCGAAGGTGGTGGGGGCGGTGCACGTGGTGCGCCATGCCGCCTACAGCTACAACGAATCCACCCAGGAGTGGCCACCGGCCGCGGCGTTCGGGAGCACGCCGCCGGGCCTCGCCAGTTACCTGCCCAGCGGCTTCTCCCTCACCCAGCCCACGTTCTCGCTGGCGTGGATGTCGCTCGACGTGGTGCAGGACGGGCTTACCCAGACCACCCACACGATCGGCATCTCGGTCCCCGACGGCCTGACCTGCCAGGAGGTGGAGTCGATGCTGGGCGGATCGTCCAACGCCGACGTGACCGCGCTCTGCTGGGCGGGCGGCGGACAGGTGCAGGTGAAGGTGGATCGGTAG